The Parafrankia discariae genome segment TGCGAGTTCGGTGAACGCGGCGGCCAACCGCAGCCTCGGGTCGGTGCCGACGGCGAGTTCGTAGTGGCCGCGTCGGATGTTCTGGATGAGGGCGTGCCCGGTGCTGATCGTCTGGACCGAGTGCAGCCGTTTGAGTCCACGCATCGGCCGTAGCCGGGCTTTCAAGCGGCCATGATCGGTCTCGATCCGGTTGTTCTCCCGGGCGGCGTCGACGTGGCAGGCTTCGGGGAGGAGCTCGTCGAGGATCCGCGGGTAGACGGGTGCCGGCGAGGACGTCGATGACCTGCCCGTGCTGGTCAGCCGCCCTGGTACAGGTAGGTCCAGCAGCCGGTGACCTTCACATACGTTTCGTCGACGAACCATCTGTCGCCGGGCCGGTGGCGGCACGGCCGCGCCGCATCGACCAGCAGAGGCGTGAAGCGCCGCACGCAACAGGTCGGCGAACTACCNTATTCGTCCCGACTTTGTTGATCTTCTTGGGTCACTCCGTACGGTCAGTGCGGGTGTGGAGATCCCGGAGCCACCGGGTTCGGCCTTCCTGTTTCTGGTACCCGGTTTTCTCGTAGGTCGCGTGGGCGTCGAGGTTGTCGTCTTCCACCATCGCGTCGGCCAGGACAGCGCCGAGAACGACGAAACGGTCGTGGGCCGCCGCCAGCAGCGCACGTGCCACACCGGTCCGGCGACGGTCGGGGGCGACCGCGAGTCGATAGATGTGGCCGCGCCATCCGTCCCATCCGGCCACCACCGTGCCGATTATGACTCCGTCCAGTTCGGCGACAAGCACGGCCGCGGGGTCATGGGTCAGCAGCCGGCCGACCCCGATCGGGTCGTCGCTCACGCTCGTGCCATCGGCGGCATGCCGCCAGAACGCCAGCAGTTCGTCCACGTCGCCGGGACGGCCAGACCGGATAACCATGCCACGATCATTGTCTCTCGTCCGGTGGCCGCAGCGGGGTGACGCTGCACGTCGACAGTCCGGTGATCTGCACCTGTTACCCCATGCCGATTGATCTTTACCGACTCCCGTCTGAGCTGATCTCCTCCGTCGGGCGGGCAGGCTGCGCCTCACTCCGGGTTCTCTCGGCCGTGCAAGAGCGCCAACGGTCCGGCCGTGCCTGCTAGGTGCCGTGCGCTCTTGCGCGGTCGGGAGGTTTTGGGGTAACCCTGCGGGTGCCCGTGTGGCGGAGGCGATCAGCGGTGCTGCACGTCCGACTCCTCGCGACCTGCGGCGGTTCCTCCCCTCCTCCAGAGGAAGGGCCGGGGTCCGGGGCGGAGCCCCACTGTTCTCAAGCTGCGCGGTGCAGTGATCGGTACGACCGGATCCGTCTACCGGTCGAGAACATGGGTGAAGTGATGCGCGGCGATGGCCATGCCTGCGTTCAGGTAGAGACGGTGAGCGTCGGTCCGGGTGGGCCCGACGCCTGAGTCCAGCCGGACCTGGTCGCAGCCGAGGCGGTGGGCCTCAGTGAACAGCCATGCGAGCAGACGGCCGGCGTATCCGTGTCGGCGTGCGGATTCGAGCGTTGAGAGATCGTCCACGTAGAGATAGCGACCGAAGGACAGGGCGTGGCCGATACGGAATCCGGCTACCGCCCGTGCAGCCGGATTGGATTGCTCGAAGGCGCCCACCAGGCGATATCCCTCGGGTCGTTGGACGGCGTCGACGAGCTGGACGAACTCGCTCCCGGTGTGGATGTTCGGGCGGAGCGCGGCCATCGCGGGGTACGCGGAGCTGGTCGCGGGAGGCAGAATCTCACGAATATCGGCAGCCACGCGGCACAAGACTAAAGGCTGTTTCGTAACTCGGTTTGGGTGGGGTGTGGCCGGTCCGCGTGACCGGTCAGCCGGTCCGGCTGATGTTGTAGAGATGGGCGATCCCGGCCGCGGTGATCCCGAGGGTGCGGGCCTGGCGGCGGTAGTCACGCAGGATCTTCCAGGTCTTCATCCCGGCGAGGGCGTGTTCGACGCGGGCCCGGACCTTGCGGTGCACCCTGTTCAGCTCCTCCTTCCACTCCGACAGCGGCTGTCCGTCGAGGG includes the following:
- a CDS encoding GNAT family N-acetyltransferase, which produces MVIRSGRPGDVDELLAFWRHAADGTSVSDDPIGVGRLLTHDPAAVLVAELDGVIIGTVVAGWDGWRGHIYRLAVAPDRRRTGVARALLAAAHDRFVVLGAVLADAMVEDDNLDAHATYEKTGYQKQEGRTRWLRDLHTRTDRTE
- a CDS encoding GNAT family N-acetyltransferase; amino-acid sequence: MAALRPNIHTGSEFVQLVDAVQRPEGYRLVGAFEQSNPAARAVAGFRIGHALSFGRYLYVDDLSTLESARRHGYAGRLLAWLFTEAHRLGCDQVRLDSGVGPTRTDAHRLYLNAGMAIAAHHFTHVLDR